The genomic window tattgtataatattttggtATTGACTTCTTTTAGTTCATTTTAAACTGACCGACGTAGAGCAATTTTTTAATGCTAAATACCCGATCTCAACtgagtatgtatattattaatgtagttacgtttttgtttatttccttattacttATTGTCAGTGCATTTACTTGATTGTTTTTTCCGCTAAAAAACAATGactcataaaattataatttgaaagaatGAAATACATTACTCTAATGATACggttgtacataatattatgttaagGTATTATAATGAGaatgtaaaatgtatttatattattgccATCTGATATAAGTGACACGAATCATGATGGATACTGCAAAACCTTTCTCAGGGCACGCGGTAAGAGGCGTTGGATGATGATCCCTTTTCCCACACTAAACCATCGGGATAGAACTCTTCAACAAATTTCTCAAGGTGAAGAAGAACGCGATGCCAGGAATTGATCCATTCTTTTTTGAGGAATCCCTGACAACTCACCCTCCTTAAGTACAATCTCAAAACACCTTTGTTCTTGTAGGAATTCAACGGGTTTTGTGTCTTTGATAATCCATCCTGCAGCAGAAATAGTAGTTTGTATCAATTCATAAAGAgctttgtattgttttttagagGAGGACTTTTTTGGTATTCGTATTTGATTGATGAGATCCGCTTGTCGAGGTCCACTTCCTGAGGCATTAGGTACGCTGTAGGAGTCTGAAGCATTCCTCAGAAACTCTTTTTGTAAACTAAATAGCTTTTGAACGAGGGAGGCTTGATGAGTGAGGTCATCATCTGTCAGAAAGGATGTGTGAGTCACATAGGATCGCACGGCACTTAGAACTCTCTCATCGAAGATATCAGCTATTGAGTGTTCCTAAAAGGTGTAATGTGTAGTAGGTAGAGAGCTCAAAATAGCACAATAATAGAGAGTTCGGATTCTTTCCTACCTTGTCGGTACACTGACTTTGAATATCAATTATGAGTTGATGAGAACTATCATACTGCTTTTGAGGAATAACAGGGAATAACATTTCCTCGGGAACGCCAAAGGGATGAGGGGGGCCAGTCATGAGTTTTTGATTATCTTATTTGTTCCACCTTCCAAATACATACCTTGAATAAAGGCCACGATTTTAGCTTAATTTAATAAGAAGATAACTCTGATATCAATATTGTACGTATatgaatatactaataaaatatttaagaaacaaTATATCAATACTCAGTCATGAGAAATTGCCTTCTTTATACTTTGTACATTGATATAACATAACTATGATAGTATGTTATGTAGTCGTAATACATTCATTGATCATACCAATGGTTAactaattagttattaattaaatagattccttagatatatattatgtcaaaatatttttatataaagacaGTCTCTTGGAAACAAGGAGGAAGTTAGATGGGTCAATTACTTGTTATGGCCTTATTACTTATAAAGTTATGATTACTTCgcatttatgaataaaagtatGCTTGCATTTTGTATAAGAGGATTACACTATCTACATTGTATTTAATgcataaaagtataaagtaagaTTGGATGAGAAATCTGATactattcattaaattaattacaacatttaTAGAAATGCTGAGaagggaaagaagaagaagctCTTTCACAGCTTCTCCTTTGCCGTGAATACTATACTTCAGCTTGTTACtcttctaaaaatgtaattgctttctaaaaataaggcaaatgaatgtatgtattaaGTACGTCTATGTAAAGGAGTAGAACACACACACGATTAAGGACATTGATGAACAACACATAAAcatgaatattatttgatagTCGACCTCCAAAAGAATGTCATTAACAAAGCGAATATCTTTTCGAGACGATTCCTCCTCTACAGCTCCACAAACCCTTGACTCTGGATGTTTAGCTGTTGAAGATGAATGCGGTGGATGTGGAGAGTCATCTGATGGAGAAAAACCAGGGCTCAAAAGGAGAGTGGACTTATTTTCTGGGATTGCTCTTATCGTAGGAACAATGATTGGATCGGGTATCTTTGTTTCTCCTACAGGACTACTCGAACGGACTGGAAGTGTTCCATATTCTCTCTGTGTATGGGGGTTATGTGGAGTCGTAAGTATGCTTGGAGCTCTGGCATATGCTGAATTGGGTACAATGATTACATCCTCAGGCGCAGAGTACGCGTACTTTATGTTGGCTTTTGGCCCTTTTCCAGCCTACATGTTTAGTTGGGTATCTACTATGATTATAAAACCGAGTCAATTAGCAATCATATGCTTAAGTTTTGGAGAATATGTCGTGGAAGCATTCACTGATGAGTGCCCTCCATCGAATACTACGTTAAAGCTTGTTGGTGTTGTTACGGTTGCAGTCGTAACCCTTGTTAACTGTCTCAGCGTACGTCTAGCCACAGCAGTTCAaaactttttctgtttttgcAAATTGGCTGCTATTGTAATCATTGTCGGTGGAGGGATGTGGAAGATCATTTCAACAAATGGTGCTGCAGCATCTGGATTTCTATCCACTCCAGAAGAATATGCAAAAGTTCCTAGTATTGGAGCTCTTGCAACAGCGTTTTATTCTGGGTTATGGGCCTATGATGGTTGGAATAACTTGAATTATGTGACAGAGGAAATCATTAATCCCAAAAGAAATTTACCCTTATCCATCATAATTGCAATTCCTATGGTTACTGTCTGCTATCTCCTcgtgaatatttcatatttgagtgtAATGTCTCCCTCTGAAATGCTCATATCAGATGCTGTGGCCATTACTTTTGGAAATCGTATTCTTGGTGCATTTGCATTTCTCATGCCTCTCTCAGTCGCAGTCTCAACATTTGGATCTGCCAACGGTACTATTTTTGCAGCTGGAAGACTTTGCTATGTTGCAAGTAGAGAAGGTCACTTGGTAGATGTTTTATCTTTCGTACATAAGGACGTTCTTACTCCAGCACCTGCCCTACTCTTTCATGCACTAGTAGCCATTGTTATGATAGTGAGTGGAGACATTGAGTCACTCATAGATTTTTTCTCCTTTACCGTCTGGATCTTTTATGGAATGTCAATGCTGGCTTTATTGATACTTCGGAGAAATCGACCAAATCTACCTCGTCCATACAAAGTCCCTCTAGCCATACCCATAATCGTTCTTATTATGTCTATTTATCTCGTGCTTGCTCCCATTGTGAACGATCCAAGAGTCGAATACATTTACTCCGCTCTCTTCATGGCTTTTGGTGGATTCATTTACCTTCCATTTGTCAGATATAAGTTAAAACTtccatttattgataaattaacaCAGTGGAGTCAATTACTCTTCAAAATCATACCTCCTGGAACCATGCCGGACTGCTGAGGGCaactatgtatatacaaaatgagTATATCTTGATGCGAGATTTGGACTTACAATCcgcttatatttttatagagtataattcatttattatgtatctagtaattcaaattaaatatcaaataaaaatttatgaacttTAAATGCATTAATTAGGGTAGGGCGTGTATTTTTGCGTTTAGAGGTTTGTCCCAAAATATTAGGCGAATTTTTCAAATGCTTAATGTATGTTTGCCTGCTAgcattaaaatgtttaattcttCTATTCCACGTGGGCAACATTAatttagaaagaaataaaatcctACAATTTTAACAAGTGGTGCACACATTTCACTCCCAtgataaaaaagtgattttttggGTAACCtaattagtaatttaaataggaaaaaatccTCGTAGCTCCTGAAACTATATTGTTTACTGCATTGAATAAAAAGGGACCTACCTATTTTTTTCATCGAGTTTTCggaattatacatttatgatttaagTGAAAATTTTATACGAGATTTTGAGCAGTCATGAACCAAAAATTGAAATGCACGCATTTGATCCCACCCTGtcccatttattaatttcactattgtaaaaaaaatattagaaaaatcgATCAATCATCATTGACCTTTTGATTAATAAGGTAATCAGTTAATTAAATGGTCAATTGAACTTGCTCGTTTGAATTTGCGTACCATGTCGATGTGTGACTCAAATGACAATTCTGATTCAACTTATTACCTGGTCAGACAAATACACCTTTGTCTCGAATGAATACACTAACAACAAAGAACTGATAAGAAAAGGGATTGAGAAGCGAATTAAAGAAGAGTTTATAAGTGTGCTTTATAGGAAGACCGGCTAGAGGATGACGGTAAgaattttcatgaattacatGATAGTCGATTGATAACTCTCAAAGAACTCAAGCTATGTTTAATACTTACTCTGAATAAGCAGAGGACAGAgcttaataatgtataaataataattaattaatagcaTACACTTTAGCTACAATTTAAAATGGCCTTATTCTGTGTTAAAAACGTGACAAACTGTGATCGTGTCTACGACTGTCTCGATCGGAGTGATGAAAACAATTGCATCTATTATGGATCCTCGAATTCATCGACGGAGTCCACGGACTTTACTCTTTTTGGCTTAAATGCAATTCAATGGACCTTTTCAATACTTGCCATTGGGATTCCAGTCGTTATACTGATCTATATgggtatacaaaaaataatcctgaCTTGTGGTCTCGTGGATGAGACTTATGAAGGAGACTCCATTTCAATTGATGACGCTGTTCCTGTCACAGATAATTCAAAGAGAGATGAACTAAATAGAGTTCTGGATTTCATTGTATATATAGATAATGCTCTTGATGAACCCGAGTCTCTTGATAAAGAAAGACTCTATGAAATTTTTGCAGATATTCATGACTCTCCATTATGGCTCCAAAATATCCGTGCCTTCTTTGAGATACTTAATTTGCTCTGTGAAAGTGATGAAAGGAAGATTGTATCCTTTTGTTCTTTATTTCGAGAAATGGAAATGCTCTACCATGAGGATAATGTGCTTCATATGGATTTGTGTCTTAAGAACAATTTAGGCTACCATTTCTCGGCTCTTTTTTATTGGAATGCAGAGCCACCTGCTATTAGAAATTTTTACTTGAAATGTATTCCATGGAAATGCTACTCCATCATCAATAGGTTTGTTCATACTTAAATATCTCCTTTACCGTTTGATTGTACTATATACAGTCATAATTTTTCAGCCAATGGTGGAAGGTGACTAAGATGTTCCTTGGACTTATCATCGAGACTCTTGGTCATTTCATTGATTTAATTGGTGActggattttgttttttcttttgtggaACATACTGAGCGACTATCATAATGGAGTTGTTCCTTGGAGAGAAATGGACGGTCAAATCCTGcttttttatggttttatactatttttccCAGATTTTGTTCTCTCTGGTATATACTTTGGGAGAAATTATCGTTCCCTCTATGGTATCCATGacgataaaaaatttaaaacttgggTCAATGTTCTTCTTTACTCATCCTGCATTTTTTCAGCTCCCTTTCTTCCGGGATACCTCTTTGTCTCCAGATTTCAACTGGCATACAAAAATGCTCAAATTCAAAGAGATATATGGAAGTATCTGAGTCGGTATTTTGAAGACAAATCAAATGGTGATTCATTAGAGCTTTTACATCTATTGGATTTTTTCGAGAGGAATCGTTCCTCAAGAATTGGAATACGAAAAGTCTTGAAAGAGTCCAAGCATTTAGAGGCTTCGACAgagacattttttcattttgctcTTCAAGTTGTGCTattaatttctatcaattttgaacaaaattttggaTCTCCAGTCATTGAGATCTTCGGAGCGCATAAAAACTCTGTCAGCTATGTTTTATACTTGAACTTCGTCATACATTTTGTTCGTCTTGTATTTACTAGAGTACAAATGGAGTCCGCTTCAAAAATGGGGTTCTTTCCTGATTTGGCGaaacttgtattttttctattctctGCATTTGCCCTTAGTGCCAAAATATTtgctatcattttatattttgctccATCCTTGGGATTTTTTGGCTTATCTGTTCACTTTGACAGAGGAAGCAACATTCCTTTTAATGATGAACTAGGGGTGGAAGATAACATATCCGCCGAGAAAAGGACAGACTACACACTCCTCAACCTATCCAGCTATTATGTCATATTCCTTTTATCCATTGTCGTGCAGTTGACATCTCTCTGGAGTATTAAATTCTTTAGTTCTCCtcgattcaaaaaatttcccaatGGAAGCATACTTCACTTATTCAATTGCCTCTCATTTCCTGGCATATTTAAAGACTGGGATGTGATTGAGAGATTGAATTATGAAGAAGAGGATGAGGAGATAGACGAGAGCGGAGACACTTATCTCCAAGTCCTCAAATACTCAAAACAGTACAAGGAAGTCAAGACTGAAACACGCATCACCATTTTGTGGCATTCATTTGTCAATTTTCTTCTTTGTGTTCCAACCTTCATTAATTCAGTTAAAGTAATTATGAAACATAAGTTGTTGGAAACAACCCCGCTTAACGAAGAAGTGAATGCATACATTTCGGCTTGGTGTCTATTATTTATTCCCCCAGTTGTATTTCTTATTGTTCAACCCTTAGTTATTTATGGGTTAATTATGTTCTATTATGCTAGAGCTCATCCCTGGTCTAGAATTCTAGCTCATTCTAAGTCATCatagttttatttatgaattttattctgAGAATTActgctttttatatattttgttatatatattttagatattcacaaatatttatagtttggtgtatatatttatttatcttgtacGAATTTGTTTGTACATCATTTGATCAATTTTAAtgcttattataatttacagcTCATACAAAGCCTTATCTCTTATGCGATTTTATGTTAGTAAGATAAGATAGAAGTATGGCGAATATCacaaggaataaaataaaagggttTCATTTCACTGCCTTTTAATCTTTGTATGAATGTGTTATAGATTGTAACGTGTTTCATTTTCGAGAATAAACTCTGGAATCTTAATATATTAGTAGTATTGGTCATTTGTGTCTGATTTCACGGGTATGACTGTAAAgcctaagaaaataatttccaaagtGAAGGATGCTGCTTCCAGTTGGTCATATGCCTCATTTTTCGAGTCGGAGTGGACAGGCCCACATTCTCCCTTCCTTACTAGTACTGGAATATATTTGTTGTATAGGTTCATCATCTGGGCTTttgtatttactaatttttcaatacatataatatttgctGGAGCCCTGGGGAATGCTAGGGTTGGCTTAatagtattttcttatttaacaaTACAAGTGAGtcctaataattattaagtatgaggaatgtagataaaaattgtTTGGTTTCTTCCAGAGTATGACTttagtgaatatttattttactctgGAATTTTTTGTAGCTATTATCTATTtcttgaaggagaaaaaaaatcgagaaaatATCCCTATCAGGTttgtatattacataatatatcataattatataatgtatattcgTAACTTATTCATTATAATCCATGAATTTCTTACGACGCAAGTATTCAGCTACCCAAGGACAATGGGAAAGTACCTTTATGGGTAAGTGCAAAAGGAACACTTGGAAACATAACCATCGTATCGGCATTTACGGTTACTGTCCTTTACTGGTCTCTCTTATATGCATACGATGATGACAAAGCCACTTAttcgaatatttttattcatggaTTGAACTCAGTTGTTTGtgtcattgatatatttattattgagcGCAATGTCTCTCTCTATCACTTTTATCAACCCATTCTCTTTGGAGTCTGGTATGGAGCTGATTATTccaataattaaacattttttttaaatatctgagACTTCTTTTTAGGTACATCTCCTATTCAATCATATACTTTTTTGCTGGAGGAACGAATTTAGATGGAGATCCATACATTTATCCCATATTAGATTGGAGAAACCCTGGAGTTGCAATCCTCACAGTACTTGGTTCACTGATCGTGCTGATCTGTAATCATGCTCTGTACTatgctttttataaaatacgtCTCTTTCTTCGAAAAACATTATTAGGAACATCCAAACACAAAGAAAAGTCTGAAATCCAGGATAAGAATATCTACACGATCCAATACTCAAATGATCAATTTCATTTCTCCTgattaaaacatttgaaataaataagttcaACTATTCAAAACATAATATCCAAATGAAAAGTTActaggtattaaaaaaaaacccctttattgatcaaataaacTGTTACTTGTATATTATGTTGGCTtgtaaaatacttattataagGTAGATAAAATGTCATCTCAGGGGATATCAACATCCAAATTAGGACTGAGAAGGTGTATTTCTCCGGCCTCAACTACACTagcaattaaacaaaaatatacgtCGGAAGTAAGAGAAAATTATCTTCCTTTCGAGGCTGGGATCCGTTCTAAAATATTCATGGAGAGTCTCGAATATAGGCATtgttaatctttatttttaaaactgtattgCACATATATAGTAAATTAACTCTACATAGAGATTTGTTTGAAGGAGAGTTTGATAGTTCTACTATTTAATCGttacgtaattattaattataatgattaacaatgaatatatatgtacgtgAAGAGAGCAGCGTAGAAATGCAGGTTTCAAGCATTCGAAGATAGAATGGTTGGACGAAGACGAGAATAGGAGGTACAGAGACATTATTGTCTGagagtatattatatacttctaTGTTACTATCCGACTATTATCTTGTTTGATCCTTTCTTTCAGATCCCATAAAAAGAATAGTACGACTTCCTGTTCAAAAAACAAAGAGGCTCCAAAACTAGAAGTCTTTTATCTCCCCGAAACTAAATTTCAGAAGAAACGTGAATCCTTGAGAAAAATATACTCTACCAGATCTCGTAAACTTGAGATGCTAGCTATTAAACGAAAAGCTGAAGAAGAggtttttggggaaaaagttgATGGTTTAACTTCATACGAGAGGAATAAGTTTCTCAATTCACGCTCTAATCTATGTCTCAGTGCACCTTCAGCTAGATCAATGAGTAGTAGTACTGTAGCTATTAATTATCATGATGAAGAAAGCTCAGGGAGTCCGTTAACAAGCTGCTTCAAGACTTCCTCTAAATAGGTTATAAggatttatttcaatatcttatattcccTCTCCTTGTATAAATTAGCTGTTCTCAatctttatttctatatattatagtatgtattgtaattaattcacttactaaataataatttgtctaaggaaaaatgatttattcctTAATATACTTCACACCACtagagataattaatttttatttaaaaactcatttttttcgTGTCAAAGAATGGGATTTGATGaactccattttttaaaacttttgtaataTCCATAGTCAATTTTTTCCACccaaaaaaccaaataaattcaataagttACGTGTTATATCAAACAAGTCTACAGTTGTCAATTCAATCTTGTTTCtgcaagtttttaaaattgcgtttatttctttaatatctaCTTCTGAATGTCaggaaacatttgaaaaagaagTCAAAACAGTCAATATTGAACACTTTTACtggttaaaaatatgtaattttcttgtaattctttaaattagggattataaaaactaaaaaaaatggtcttaGACCTAATGCAAGGCTAAAAAACCTTgctatagttatttttttttctcaataaagtatttttttttgtaaaaaaaaagaggtttcgcgatcacaaaaaaatgacaagatCCGACAATTATATTGTCCTACTTATTTATAGATTACTTAATAAGTAATCCATAGGAGGTCAAACAATTACTTTAAACCTGGAATTATATTGCTCTAGTACTCCCTGTACTGGGATATAATAAAGGaggattaacaaaaaaacaaacaaaaaaaacataattttgccAAGTCCATTTTACAAGCCGAATTTATAAAAGTcgattttaaatgtttaattttaaaacaagaaaaccCTCTAAAATGACATTTGTATTCTGGCGCTTTCTATGTTTGTAATCTGCCTGAATAATATCAACTCTGTGCTCCTGTCCTAATATATAATCGCTTTGGGGATTTATGCAATCTTTAACCCTTGGCACCAcatgatttttctttgggaggatgttaaaattataattttttttttttcaaattttcccaCTGACATTTCATTTTTCCTGCTCAAATTATACATAGAGTAACAGCCTCCTCTGGACACGACCCTGaatgatacatttttgtcaaggttaatagaaatacaaggttagaccatcacgTAATCGggcatgctagaattttcaatctgatatattgtaccgactgctgggcaagaaaaacagattatgacaaaacacgcaaccactcactTACTATGACGTCTATATTAAAaccgtggtggaagtcaaacatcactTGTACATGTGTTAGGGTATAACTTGGTTTTTATAGTAAAGgctatattaaaatttaaggatattttcttgattttgtgatcacaaaacctcttttaaatatattaatataactctATCGTGGCAGTAAACCAATCGTTATGGgttttaattgacatttttgtatttttctagccaaaagtaaataaatagaattcATTAAATACTATTGTAAAAGGACCTTTCACAGACTATTCGGTATTAGAGAAAAGTCCGTGAACTATGATCCCCAGGATTTGAAGcggatgatattttaaaaaacaagatattttaCTTAGGCTTAGGGAGCTTTTTCCATAGACTGTcaatgtctctttttttt from Lepeophtheirus salmonis chromosome 1, UVic_Lsal_1.4, whole genome shotgun sequence includes these protein-coding regions:
- the LOC121125546 gene encoding uncharacterized protein isoform X1 translates to MTGPPHPFGVPEEMLFPVIPQKQYDSSHQLIIDIQSQCTDKEHSIADIFDERVLSAVRSYVTHTSFLTDDDLTHQASLVQKLFSLQKEFLRNASDSYSVPNASGSGPRQADLINQIRIPKKSSSKKQYKALYELIQTTISAAGWIIKDTKPVEFLQEQRCFEIVLKEGELSGIPQKRMDQFLASRSSSP
- the LOC139905996 gene encoding uncharacterized protein, yielding MSSQGISTSKLGLRRCISPASTTLAIKQKYTSEVRENYLPFEAGIRSKIFMESLEYREQRRNAGFKHSKIEWLDEDENRRSHKKNSTTSCSKNKEAPKLEVFYLPETKFQKKRESLRKIYSTRSRKLEMLAIKRKAEEEVFGEKVDGLTSYERNKFLNSRSNLCLSAPSARSMSSSTVAINYHDEESSGSPLTSCFKTSSK
- the LOC121125546 gene encoding uncharacterized protein isoform X2 — protein: MTGPPHPFGVPEEMLFPVIPQKQYDSSHQLIIDIQSQCTDKEHSIADIFDERVLSAVRSYVTHTSFLTDDDLTHQASLVQKLFSLQKEFLRNASDSYSVPNASGSGPRQADLINQIRIPKKMDYQRHKTR
- the sbm gene encoding b(0,+)-type amino acid transporter 1, coding for MSLTKRISFRDDSSSTAPQTLDSGCLAVEDECGGCGESSDGEKPGLKRRVDLFSGIALIVGTMIGSGIFVSPTGLLERTGSVPYSLCVWGLCGVVSMLGALAYAELGTMITSSGAEYAYFMLAFGPFPAYMFSWVSTMIIKPSQLAIICLSFGEYVVEAFTDECPPSNTTLKLVGVVTVAVVTLVNCLSVRLATAVQNFFCFCKLAAIVIIVGGGMWKIISTNGAAASGFLSTPEEYAKVPSIGALATAFYSGLWAYDGWNNLNYVTEEIINPKRNLPLSIIIAIPMVTVCYLLVNISYLSVMSPSEMLISDAVAITFGNRILGAFAFLMPLSVAVSTFGSANGTIFAAGRLCYVASREGHLVDVLSFVHKDVLTPAPALLFHALVAIVMIVSGDIESLIDFFSFTVWIFYGMSMLALLILRRNRPNLPRPYKVPLAIPIIVLIMSIYLVLAPIVNDPRVEYIYSALFMAFGGFIYLPFVRYKLKLPFIDKLTQWSQLLFKIIPPGTMPDC
- the LOC121125484 gene encoding uncharacterized protein → MTLQFKMALFCVKNVTNCDRVYDCLDRSDENNCIYYGSSNSSTESTDFTLFGLNAIQWTFSILAIGIPVVILIYMGIQKIILTCGLVDETYEGDSISIDDAVPVTDNSKRDELNRVLDFIVYIDNALDEPESLDKERLYEIFADIHDSPLWLQNIRAFFEILNLLCESDERKIVSFCSLFREMEMLYHEDNVLHMDLCLKNNLGYHFSALFYWNAEPPAIRNFYLKCIPWKCYSIINSQWWKVTKMFLGLIIETLGHFIDLIGDWILFFLLWNILSDYHNGVVPWREMDGQILLFYGFILFFPDFVLSGIYFGRNYRSLYGIHDDKKFKTWVNVLLYSSCIFSAPFLPGYLFVSRFQLAYKNAQIQRDIWKYLSRYFEDKSNGDSLELLHLLDFFERNRSSRIGIRKVLKESKHLEASTETFFHFALQVVLLISINFEQNFGSPVIEIFGAHKNSVSYVLYLNFVIHFVRLVFTRVQMESASKMGFFPDLAKLVFFLFSAFALSAKIFAIILYFAPSLGFFGLSVHFDRGSNIPFNDELGVEDNISAEKRTDYTLLNLSSYYVIFLLSIVVQLTSLWSIKFFSSPRFKKFPNGSILHLFNCLSFPGIFKDWDVIERLNYEEEDEEIDESGDTYLQVLKYSKQYKEVKTETRITILWHSFVNFLLCVPTFINSVKVIMKHKLLETTPLNEEVNAYISAWCLLFIPPVVFLIVQPLVIYGLIMFYYARAHPWSRILAHSKSS
- the LOC121125526 gene encoding uncharacterized protein, with the translated sequence MTVKPKKIISKVKDAASSWSYASFFESEWTGPHSPFLTSTGIYLLYRFIIWAFVFTNFSIHIIFAGALGNARVGLIVFSYLTIQSMTLVNIYFTLEFFVAIIYFLKEKKNRENIPISIQLPKDNGKVPLWVSAKGTLGNITIVSAFTVTVLYWSLLYAYDDDKATYSNIFIHGLNSVVCVIDIFIIERNVSLYHFYQPILFGVWYISYSIIYFFAGGTNLDGDPYIYPILDWRNPGVAILTVLGSLIVLICNHALYYAFYKIRLFLRKTLLGTSKHKEKSEIQDKNIYTIQYSNDQFHFS